A stretch of DNA from Fundulus heteroclitus isolate FHET01 chromosome 22, MU-UCD_Fhet_4.1, whole genome shotgun sequence:
GTCATTTTatatggcagcaaaaaaaatataagctAATCCCAGGTATGACATCAGACGTAAATGCTGAAAATGCCTGAATGTTCTGgcacacaacaaaaaaattgtctttctTCAGATCAAGTAGGGTGAAAACATGGAAGCAATCcatgcaggaaaaaaatgcaatctcCCTTACATTTGTATTGTATTATTTGTAGGAACAATACCTGCACGAGTTTAGTTCTTCAATTGAGTCTGCTGTTAAAATAGTGCACCTGCTAACTTTGTTGAGCTGCTTAAGTCTTATTGTAAATAGGTAATAGGGTTAGCCCCTGAATGCTCCCCAGAAGCTGTCAGCCCACTAaaaaagggatgggttaaatgcaaagaaaacatttcaattgACTGTACCAAACCATTGAATTGACAAATAAAGGTCATCAATATATTATAAATTCAGTCGATTTCAAGTTTGGAGcaagttcaattaaattcaattaaattcaattttatttatatagcgccaattcatgaaacatgtcatctcgaggcactttacaaagtcaaattcaatcatattatacagattggtccaaaatttcctatataaggaaagcagttgattgcttcaaagtcccgacaagcagcattcactcctggagaagcgtagagccacagggagagtcgtctgcattgtacatggctttgcagcaatccctcatactgagcaaagCTGCAGGATGTTGAAATCTAGCTGCtgagaaatattgttttttttaatgagggaAGTTTTTAAAGAGTTCGAACAGTCAGAAAACCAAATGTATTTAACAACTTGCTAGGTGGGAGGTGGGACATCAGAAAATGTTCGATACCAAGAAGTTTGATCTGATATAATTGCAATACGTTATAAATCAACAGAATTGTGCATTTAAAGTTCTGTTACATGTATGTGACACTTCTCTTCATTATGCCCCAGGATGAGGGGCCACGCCATCGATCAAAGGGCTAACCATTTAGACTCTCAACgaagagaaaactaaaatgtgTGATTCAACCAGTTCATCTCATATTGAAATGAGAAAATTGGGAATTTGTGCTTAAAACAAGCTATCTCCATACAGAAAGACCCAACACCAATCACTCCTCCCCCATCCATGACATGATAAAAGGCCGCTTTGCTCTTTGGTTCctgctgaaaaactgaattccttaaaaaacactTGTTCCAGCTAAAATATGAAGCAAATTCTCACATTTGCTAAACATTCTGCTGGCATTTTTAAATGGCACATGAGGTGATCTCCTTGGAGGTATAAAATCTTTACCCACCCTGTCCCATTCCTAGGGTGTCTGTGTGACTTTGGACTGCAGGACCCTGCCCAGTACTGCAAGATGACAACTGAAAATCTCTTCAACCTGCCGCTTAATATCTACATCATCATCCTGGGCATTGGCCTCTTCATCCTCATGCTCAGCCTCATATTCTGCTGCTACTTGTTCAGGTAAAAGCTGAACACAACTATATTCTTGTTTACATTGTAGTAGATCATTTTGTGTCACAGGAAGTGTAATACATCAAACTTAAATCACATTGTTAATACATTTGTAAGCTTATTTTCTTGTAGATTTCTGACTTTGCAACGTCATAGAATATCCCAGTTTTGATATAATAAATTAATGCCTGTAGTCATTGAAAATAAGCATTTTTCTCAAATCTttaaaacttttcaacatcagagaacatcaagattttttcatgcaaatatatatgaaattaaccccaatatttcatatttttttcatgtgtggAAATGTACTTCTTTGTGGCcaacattttatattattttatgtatgaaGGCCCtaataaaaattgtttaaattacgagaataaagtcataatattaccggaaaaaaagttgtaatattatgagaaaagtTGTAAATCACCCAGTCTTTTGCACAATTGTTTCAAAGTCTtgatattattaataatttgatGCAAATGTGCTACAAAGATTCAGTATTTCTACATTTGTGATACCGATACCACTGATTTAGAGTATTGTTACCAGATTGAACGTCTTTTGCTATCCATAAATGTAAAATACGTTACAGATGTCTTGCAGTGGGCAAATATTTCATGCTGTGCAGAGATAACTCATTGTTGTCCTTGGTCCATATGTTTATATGGCATGGTATATTTTAGTTGCCGGCGTTTGCAACTATGAATGATCCTGAAATAATGGTAATAAATTTAAACCCGATGATGAGTAGTTTTAGCGGAGATCCCACTGCCGACACTGTTGCAGCCCTGCTCAGTGTGAGGAAATTCACTGCACAGGTTGTTACATGAACTTGACATTGCACAAATTCCAGCAGTGCTTGAAGTATTGAGTGTCCACAACTGATTCATTTAGCATGACAAGACTTGTCTCAGTAAAGAAAGATAAGGAACCACTTGATTTGAACTGCAGGGACTCTTGAAGGCTTGTAGGCGTTGTTTGAGCTGCATGTAGAGGGCAGATTACATGAAATTCTGACCCAGCTGTTCACCAATATCTGAATCAACTAGGGTGTTCTCTTATTTTTGGGTTTCAAGTTTCTGGCGAGGATCCATCCTTCAATTCTGTTCCCTACCTTCTTCTCTCATGCTCCCTGTCGTCTTCTCTCTGGCATCCCATTTTCTTCTATCCTGCTTCCTGTCTATTTCTCTCTTGCTTCTGGTCTTCTTCCATCCTGCTTCCTGCCTAATTCTCTCCAACATCCTTTCTCCTTCTTTCCTTCATCCCGCTACTTCTCTTCTGTTTCCCATCTCATTCCATCCTGCTTCCTGCTCTTGTCTCTCCTGCTTCCTGTCTTCTTCCATCCTGCTTCCTGCCTACGTAGCTCCTGCATCCTGCTACTTCCCTTCTGCTTCCTATATCCTCCCGTCCTGCTTCCTAATTATTTATCGTCTGCTTCCGGTCTTCTTCCATCCTGCTTCCTGCCTAATTCTCTCCTACATCCTTTCTCCTTCTGTCCTGCTTCCTGACTATTTATCTTCTGGCTCCGGTCTTCTTCCATCCTGCTTCCTGCCTAATTCTCTCCTACATCCTTTCCCCTCTCTCCTGCAACCTGCTACTTCTCTTCTGCTTCCTATCTTCCTCCATCCTGCATCCTGCCTATTTCTCTCCTGCTTCCTGCCTAATTCTCTCCTACatcctttctctttctttccttcatCCCGCTACTTCTCTTCTGCTTCCTATATCCTCCCGTCCTGCTTCCTAACTATTTATCTTCTGCTTCCTTTCTCCTTCTTTCCTTCATCCTGCTACTTCTCTTCTGCTTCCTATATCCTCCCGTCCTGCTTCCTGTCTATTTTTCCCCTACTTCCTGTCTTCCTCCATCCTGCATCCTCCCTACTTCTCTCCTGCACCACGTCTCCTTCTCTCTGGCATCCTTTCTCATTCTCTCCTCCGCCATTTCTCCTTCTATCCTTCATCATGCCAACTTCTTTCCTGTGTCCTATCCGCTTCCATCCTGCTTCCTACTAACTTACGCACTGCTCTTACCAGGCTCCATCCAGCTATAGTCCTGCTCCATCCTGTTTCCTTCCTGTTTCACTTCTTACCTTACCACCACCAATCCCTGTCACTCTGCCTTCATGTCATGCTTATatgtagttttttgttttaggaCCAGTAAACAGACTATTTTCTTGCAGAGCTGGTCCCCTAGATGGCTGTTTGGCTGCTTGAAACCAACATGGAAACAGCacattgagttttattttgttgtttctttacaGACTGAGAAGACAGGGTGCAAGAGAGCACTATGGCTACAATGAGGTAACCTGTTATTACTGTAGCCATTTTGCCTGGTGCCTAGATACACAACATTCACACGACACTGTACTCATATGCTCTTCTCTCAGCTAAGCTAATTAGACCTACACACATGTCCTTTGTCATCAACAGGTGGTTCTAAAAGGAGCAGGAAAGAAACTGAGTCTTCTCGGTGTAAGTTGAATATCTGTTGCAAGTTAAAAAGGGGCTTTGAAGTTTAATGGATTTTCAGTAAGAATAAGCTTCAAACATCACAAATGTatcaaaaatctaattttcatATGTTGTGAAATGGTCAAAAGAAGACACTGCACAACAACCTGATAATCTTAAAAGACCATAATCAGTGTGATAATGTAATTAAACATTTCAAGCTATGCAGCTAGGTCCACGCCCATTTCTAAGGACCTCTCCTATTTAAGGTTTTTCTGCCTATGCTAGCTTAGTGGAGGTAAATGTTTATGCAGACACAGTTATGTCCTGATATTTCAAAGATTTCATGAAGTTATGTATTCCATTTAATGGtttttgaaagagaaaaaggcCCACGGCCTCACAGATTCTCTAACAGAGCATGAGGGAGAAGCTTATCAACGTATTGATCCTTTGTTTTACGCCGAACTCATCTGGACTTTCTGTTGCAGAAAAGCTCAGTCGGAGCACGTGGTTCCGGTTAAAGTCGCAGTAGCGTTTATAGCAAACTTCACACATCTAAACTTTTCAATCATTGCTTTGGCTGTATATATGGGCAAATTTAGGGAATTGGCTATTTTCTTGCAGCCATTTCTTGACTTACGAAGATTAACACACATCTGCCATGGTCCAATTTCAAGTTCTTTtgtctttcctattttgaagCATTATGAAAGGAAAACAGGCCCCAGAGTCACGTCATTTTCTTCcccagtgaagaaaaaaaaggaatggaTTACTGATTTAGCTTCAAGTCACTCTCATTAAACTTAAAGAAgaataataaaattttaaagaagtCTTTTATGCTTTTTGGACCCTTTTAACAGAGGCTTGTGTTCAACGAACTGATTCCATTAtctgtttttccccccttgtCAGCAAACGTGTGCGGTATGTTTGGAAGAGTTTCGCAGCAGGGATGAGCTTGGAGTGTGCCCCTGTTCCCACGCTTTTCACAAGAAGTAAGTTTGTTTATAACGTTTGATTATCAAGGTTTTACAACAATATACAACGCACACCATGTTCGTAAAGTGAAATAATTCAAATATGAATAATCTGTTTAGCTAGTCTGTTGCCAGCTAAGACGTAGCACTTGCAGAATGTCCTGCAGGATGATtgcatcatgtttttatggactatACTGTGTTTGCATGTCTGAACTTGAGCGCATCTGTGGTAACTGTGTTTGTCCTGCAGCAAGAGCTGTGATAATGATGCTTTTAGTCATGGTTTTGTGTAATTTCACATGAGCTATCGCTCAtccttctgctttttttccttgCAGATGTCTGCTGAAATGGTTAGAAATCCGGAGTGTGTGTCCAATGTGCAACAAGTCCGTTTGTCGAGTCCAATCCGAGCTCCAACAAACACCTGAGCAGCCACAGAGTCTCTCGGAGGTCTGATAAAGGAGCCCCCTCCAGCAGTGCTGACCACCATCCATTCAGCTGAACTGTCTGACACACAGTTTTAGTATTTTTCTCAGATGCAAATATTTTTGGGGGGAGCAGAGGTTCTCTTGCagtgatttttaaataaatctcacTGTGATCAGATGAACAttcctaaatatatatatgaaggGGACACTGAGACACAGGGGATAATGGTAATGATATTCCACCAAAACACCACAATGAGTTTATAAATGAAAGTAAGACTGCGTAATGTTAAACGCAGTATCCCTGTAGTACCCCTCAGATTGCTGACTTCAGGTTGTGTATTGCAAACTACTTTCTTTTTGACTGACCAGGCTAAATTGGAAACATCTCAGTATCCTGGATTTATTGCTGCAGTTTCTCGACATAGTTTTTATAAAAATTGACACAGGTGCTAAACTATAAACTTTACTGTTATTAAAGCAGTGTTACATGTGCAAGGCAGCCATTCTAGTTTACTAGCTAGGGATGTTCCCATGACATTGGAGATTTGTATCACAGAGAACGCTGACTTTCTCAGTACACGGGATAATGCTAAGGCTAAGGGCCTTAAAATCATAAAAGTGTACTGAAAGGTCCAGAATTACTAGACTCGTTTTCAGCAACATATGTCACCCTGTTTAGTGCCAGCACAAATATTAAATGAGTTCCCCGAGAAATAGGGCATGTGTTGAAGGCTAGGCATggccaaaaaaatgttttacatataAAGGAGGCTTTTTGCTCTTTGCGGTTTTATGACAGGTTGTTTACTGGTTGCTTTTATGTCTTTTACAACTGAGAATTTGATGTGAATCTGCTAACAACACGTTTCTTTTGAATAACAGGTCACATAATTTTGTCTCCTCGGGCTTTCCACAGTACCCGCTGgattgatttctttttctttgcctaTAGAAACAAAACATCAGTGTGCCCGCCATATTGTGAGTGGCAAGTTCGCCCTGGAAGTCAATTTATGCCTGGAAAATAGATTTCCAGAATAAAAGGAAACACCAAACATTTGCATAGCTATAGTCGACTATAGCTGCATTAGGATCTAACCATTGAACGTCATATACTGTgtaatttatttgatatttttttccaagcTATTGcaagtaaggcaaggcaaatttatttatattgcatgtttcagtacaaggacaacgaAAAGTGCTTCACATGATTAGTAGATAAGGATCTAAATGCTTTCAAAGAAATTACAATCTTGATCTCCTATGCTAAATATCAGATGTGAAAGCATgtaacaattaaaatattttcatgtgAATTGCTGTACctcagtgtatgtgtgtgtgtgtgtgtgtgtgtgtggtacaGCAACTAGCATAAACATATTTAGGTTGTTACAAttaacatataatatatatatatatatatatatatatatatatatatatatatatatatatatatatatatatatatatatatatatgtagagagagagagagagagagagagagagagagcgagagagagagagagaatataaAACAGAAGAGCCTTGGGCTGTTAATACCTACCAAAAGTCAAACAGGCTAATTTAAAACCCTTGGAACAGCGCTGGTCTGCATGGTTTAattcatgtttttcaaaaaatgcCACTCACAACATGGCAGTGACACCATCATAGGATCTCCACTCGTCCATGTGTATGTGGGACTTCCTCTGAGGAAGTCCTCTGACTTTAAAACGGTTTGGAGCAGTAAGAAATGTTGTGCTATCAAGATTTTGGTGTCTGGATGTTCCCAGAATGCTGGGAATGATCTGTCCCCTCCCACCAATGagatcattttttttatcctccagTTCTGCTTCATGACCAATTTTCCCCCAAAGACATTCCACCATGTGAACACAATGTGTTTTTGCTGTTAGCAGGAACTTGATCAAGTGAACACCGTGCTTTGGAAAAAAGGTGATTAAGCAACATCAACTCAGGAAAAATCAGAGCCCCTGTTTTGCTCACTTGTTTATCCAAACGGATGACAACCAAAACGAAGGACATACCGATTCTCTTATATAAGAGGAAAATCCACACATTTTTTCATAGTGAATCAGGCCAATCCTGAAGTGAGACTAAATGACATAATACCCCAAAAAGCAGATGGGGTATGTGGAAAGGACAATAGAAAACATGCTTGCTTAGCTACAAATAATAGACAATTTGGAAAGGACTGCAGATAAATATATCAATTTTATTGTTAAATGGATTATTTTAACCATTCTTTAGTCAAGAATTTAGCATGCAAGTAAGAGATTTTGGAAATCTTCAGAAGATTTAGTGAAATTTTCTTAATTTGACAAATTATGCACATATTTGGCCACTTTAAATTGTGCTAATGGCTGTAGAATGTCTTTTAACCTGACAAGGCCAAGTCCTATTAGATGAATGACTAGTAGCTTCCCTTTGGAAACataaaaggaaaatggaaaGTTGATGGCgtctatctccagtggtcattgggcgagaACTAGCTGATATCTACAATAACTACAAAATCATATGAGTCTGTGTAAAAAGTTGTATAATGGTTCCCCTCTGGACAAAGAACAGTTCAAATGAATCTTTAGAAGCTCCAAATTAATCTCACATTTATGGTCCCTGATGGATTTATGTAAGCTGGCGTACATTTACggtgatgtttttttcccaagtGGTTGATCAATGGTTTGTATCATATGTTGGTTTGAACAACATCTAGAGTGTCTCAGTTATGATAAACATCGTAATCTATCTGTCAAGTCTTGGATTTGTGGTAACTGGTAAAAATGTGACAGAATCCAAtttattatctttaaaaaaaactattacttTTAGTGGTGTAAAGAATCGTTGTTGACCGCTGAGAGATGAAGAGGGTCTTTAAGCTTTAAGGTGTTGGTGTGCTGTACACCTTAAACATAATTATCAGTATGTACAATATAGTACATCactgtgtaaataaaaaaaactgacttttgtaagaaaaacaaacaaaaaaacacaatataatcACTTTTTTCATAATGTCACTTAAAGAgttgtttttgttgatttttctttatGTAGATAATTATATTgtgataaattaaattgttacacatTAACCTGCCTCTGACTGATCTGTAGGCATTTATGAGCTGAAATGACAATGTATGCCGTATTTGAAACAGAAATGTGATATTCCAGCATTGCAGCTTCTGGGATGTCAATGTTTTATCTGTAAATAtgggtacattttaaaacaaacaattttataGCCACGACATGTTTTAAACATATCAACTTCCAAAGGTGGTACAAAGGGATGTTGGTCAGAATATTAGAAATTAAAAGGTTAGAGAATACTGAAGCGTGTATGATAAATGGTCATGATGCGAAAAACTAATTACACTCATGGTTCTTCCAATAGATGGAAGATGGAAAGTAGCAGGCAGGTGTCGTTATTTGAAGAACTTGTGAAACTGATTAATATCAGAGTGACTAGATATAAGCACAGGTTTTGGTTGTTTGTTGGCCTGGTGCAATCAGGTAGTTATGATACAATGCCAAGAGGGAAATGCATCAGCTATGATTTTGGAGAATATACatatagagagagatatatatctatatagataccGTACAATTATGGATTTCATAGTAATTTGGAACAATTTGAAAACACCTCAAGTTCTCAATTAGAAAATAAATCCCGCTGGATGTCCATACCCCTGTGGAATGGGTGATGTGTTAAGaagagaaaactttttttcttttcataacaATGCATAAGACAGtgtaaagtaaaagtaaatgttttgatttaacTGTGGCTTTGAAATGTGTGCCAGTGGGCTTGTGCATGAAAAACTCAGCATTTACAGCGATGGTACCAGGAACATTTTTAGCAATTACTGTTCTACAACAaaggtctgcaacctgtggctccagagtcACGTCTCATTGGctccccaaatgtggctccCATTAACCCAATTAAGAAAGATTTTTTGATTATCACAGCAATAAGAAAGGGTAGTTTTAGCAGTTCTTCTTTATAAGAATATCTACAAAAGAGTGTGCTGATAGTATAAGGCTTTTAAAAGTAATGCTTCACATTTTTTAGTGCTACCTACTATGTCTTTCTTAGTTTTCCACATTTATGGAAAGGGCTCACTCAGCTGACCTCATTCAACAAACTAAATGTTCTTTGCAAAGTTCAGAcgattctttttcttttctaaaatctgaaaatataaatatgttttggcttaattttgtttgaaataaaataataatttgtacaCATTTATAAATCCCATCTGTTCTTTTGGTTATAGATGATTTGTATTTTGTAGTAGCAGGGGAAGAAGCAGACCCCTTATGGAGCTAAATTGGGCccaaatgttttgttaatttgaaaaatagaaattttaatagaaaaaactaaaacttgaAATAGAAAACTTAATGTTTtgtataaaatatgaaaaatacaaccatctattaaaaaaagagttccaattttttcagtttaaacaaATATTGATTTGATTCTGGAAGTATTTGAAAGAAattattatttgtatatttCACCTTTCCATAGTTTAATATTTGAGGACtcatttttttcagttcagtttttgttttcagaatCTTTCACTTCTCCATAGTTTGATATTTGAGgaatttttttcagttcagtttttctgttttcagaatCGAAGcttattttttacagtttaaaatctttttttttctctctttcagaacccccctccccctccccctcccattTTCAGACTTTTGGTCCCATTTAGCTCCATAACCTCTGCTCCAGAACACCCTACAAACGTTCATAGCCGTGAACGTTTCTCGAAGTTTCAAggtgctttattttgaaaaacccgTACCGGAAGCTGGGTCTTCAACATCCGCGTTGTAGCCCAAACGCGAGGGAAATTCAGTTTAGACAAAATACAGTACAGCAGAGAAGCAATGGAGGCGTACAGGCGTTGCTTTGTGATGtgttaaacaaaatatatacgAGTCTGCGGAAATAGAAGTTGAGGGACGGCTTGGCTCGCGCCAGATCTGGCAACACCAGCGCCTTACCAGACGTTATCGGGGCGCGTGTTATTGTTTCACTCCGCGGTGAGGAGGCTAACGTTAGCCGACTAGCAGCAGTGTTGTTTACATTccccccgaaaaaaaaaaagtttcaaggGAGAAAGGTCCAGCGGACAGAACCACATTTTAACGGCTGCGAGTAAAAGAcgaattacttttttattatttttattcaaagctGTTGTCGACAGTAGAAGAAACGGAGGGAAGCGTCGCGGTTCGCAGCCGTTGACAATGTCGGTTGGTCGAAGAAGTCACGAGGGGGCGGCCAACGTTTCAGGCAGCGACTCCGACGACGAGGTGCGTGCATTGCCAGTGCTTTGCCCCTTTGACCCGGTGCACTTTATTAATGGCAGCTCTCCGCTGTGCCCCCGTGTTTTGTTTCCACGCTTCCGACAGCCCAAGCTGCCCCTCGCCCAGTTCTACCCGTACATCCGCTGTGCCCTGTGCTGCGGCTTCTTCATCGACGCCACGACCATCACGGAGTGCCTGCACACATGTGAGTGAGGGAGGTCCCTGACGCCCCCCGTTGTGTTGTGGGGGATCCGCCTCTTTTGCATCACGTTTCAGATGATGGAGAGCCAACATTTAGTTTATCGGAACATTAGAATATCGCAAGAAGacagattaaacaaaaaaaggaaatgtgtaACATAGAAATTGCGTGGGGAAGATCGTGACACCTCCAGAAGGAAGGTGCTGGAGTCAGGTGCTTTAACAGCCATTTTTGTCCTAAATCTTTGTCTAAAAATGTTGCTTGGTGgaccaaagtcctcttttcagacgaCTGCATGTTTTGTGATTCGTTTGGAttgtgatattctaattttctgagaaactagAATTTTGGGTTTCCATAAGCTACGAGCTATAATGAGCGATCGCTGTGTTACATCTCTGTAATATgagtttcaccttttttttatagaacttcttaaataactttcctttttaTAGATATTTCGATTTACTGAGATGCACCCGTACCTTCAGCTATTGCAAAAATATAAAGATAATGTAGGAGCCTGGATttatattttgtgatttttctggGTATACATTACGGTCAatgttttgggtttgtttttcttgctaaATGTACTTTTCTTgacattattaaatattattgatAATTCATATTAATCTTGGGAATATGTATATTTAGCTATTGtggttattttgttattattttcattacttCTTTGGTTTAAGGCTCCATACGTGTCACTTTTATGGATGATGCATCATGGGAGTTTTATGGTGTGTAGCCCACAGAGTGGAGCCAAATCGTTTTAGACCTCTGTCGCCCTTATCTTTGTATGTTTGTTGgccatccttttttttctatctactcactaaaatgttttttttaatgcattaatgTCTCCATGGACTTTTTGGATGAATCTTCTGGACAGATTGTGTTGGATGTATTGAGGGCGCAGCGAGTCAGGCCGGCTGACACAACAAAACTTAATATTTCTGCACAGCTTTGTTTTAATGAAGTCAGTTGACTGCGCTGACCAACACGCTTCCTGAGAAGCCTAAAGCATGCAAATGGTCTTTAGTGTCTGATAAGACTCGTATCCGAGTCTAAAAgctctgatatcagtccctttgtgAATGACATGAGttactgtgttgttgcatgaattagtCACCCAATGCGCCCTTGACGATACGCTCATGCTCGCAGTAAAAACTGTGTAAGAATAATTGCAGcagacattccctgagaaaTTAGATTGCAAATAGGCATTGCCAGTagtgtttgtaacatgtaacagactCTAAACATCTTAGCAGGAGGGCGATAGCCTTTACAGGTTTtggaaataaactttttttttgttttttattcaatgtttctgaagcgtttactCTGAGAGGATTAGGTTACGTTATGAAAAGGAAGTATTaaccctggaaaaaaaatttcCCCGTTGCATACATTTTATGGATGTCACTTAGACGGTGGCGGTaatacttttataaaaaaaaaaagcgtctaACATACACtctgttgtgctttttttcttctagttTGCAAAAGCTGCATCGTGAAGCATTTCTTCTACAGCAACAGATGTCCGACCTGCAGCATCGTGGTGCACGAGACGCAGCCTCTTTACAACATCAGGCCAGTTGTTTTCCTCCAGCAGCCACTGACCGCTGCTTCTCCCCGTGCCTCTCTTCGCTATAGAGCCGGTCTGCCTAGAAGAGTTTAAACAATGTTTGTAATGGCTTTGTGTTTACAGGCCGGACAGGCAGCTTCAGGACATCGTTTATAAAATGGTTCCCTTCCTGGAAGAACGTAAGAATgtttaaatacacacacaaaagagaATGCTACAAACATGAGGCTGTGGGGGGtcgttttattctttttttgtgacccacgtttttatttttcaaacagtTGAAAGAGAACAAATGTGTAGGTTCTACAAGGAGAGAGGCTTTGCTTTGCCAAAACCAGGTGAGGACGTCCAGCCGCTCTGAGTGTGTAATCAAGCTCTGCGTTAGATGAAGCAGATCACTTTATCTCTCCTGAACTGTGTGCTTTGGTCTCTTCAGTGCCGGTTTCACCTCAAGGTCCCGTCGTGCTGAAGAGGCAAAGGAAAGAGAGCTTCCCCCGAGCCGTGTTCACACTCCCCCCTGAGCTGAATATTTTTCTGCTCCTGGAGTTTGTTGGGTAGGTTTCCTTTCTGTGTGTCTACATTAAACATCGGCTGGCAGAATCTGCCACAATGGAAAGATTTTCTcagcagacatgtttttttattacacaGTAACCAGTGTAAAGCTTGGTTAGAagagttaaaataaaacacatattaTCAGAGACGTAACTGTTTGCTATGGTTCATCAACTTCaagcaaaaatacatttctaggatttaaaatattttacaaacacaACATCAGTTGAAATATGCTGTCTTATACGCAGTAATGCGTTTTTATTGTAtcttttttactgtatttttttattttaccagtcATCAGAATAGTTAATTCATGCttaaatattagatttttttaattatttaaattctaCTACTATAACGGTGCTCCctataatgtttttgtttatattttgtcacttttaaaaatctaagtgcattttaaatgcattaaaatacatgtttttttgtgttttttttacaattggATTAATTTGAGATTATGGTTCTgtatagggctgaacaattaatcgcatttgcaacagaattgcaattttaaaaaaacacaatttccaaatcgcagaggtctgtaGT
This window harbors:
- the LOC105934833 gene encoding RING finger protein 122 isoform X1; the protein is MHPVRWCYGCLCDFGLQDPAQYCKMTTENLFNLPLNIYIIILGIGLFILMLSLIFCCYLFRLRRQGAREHYGYNEVVLKGAGKKLSLLGQTCAVCLEEFRSRDELGVCPCSHAFHKKCLLKWLEIRSVCPMCNKSVCRVQSELQQTPEQPQSLSEV
- the LOC105934833 gene encoding RING finger protein 122 isoform X2; protein product: MTTENLFNLPLNIYIIILGIGLFILMLSLIFCCYLFRLRRQGAREHYGYNEVVLKGAGKKLSLLGQTCAVCLEEFRSRDELGVCPCSHAFHKKCLLKWLEIRSVCPMCNKSVCRVQSELQQTPEQPQSLSEV
- the pcgf6 gene encoding polycomb group RING finger protein 6, with product MSVGRRSHEGAANVSGSDSDDEPKLPLAQFYPYIRCALCCGFFIDATTITECLHTFCKSCIVKHFFYSNRCPTCSIVVHETQPLYNIRPDRQLQDIVYKMVPFLEELEREQMCRFYKERGFALPKPVPVSPQGPVVLKRQRKESFPRAVFTLPPELNIFLLLEFVGAENGISDFKPLERPYICVSGEATIRHVELFIRRKMELSPMCQVDLVCGDHLLDHHQSLKDIKTFVGKEALQDGLLVLHFGLVLPSQS